A window from Drosophila yakuba strain Tai18E2 chromosome 3L, Prin_Dyak_Tai18E2_2.1, whole genome shotgun sequence encodes these proteins:
- the LOC6534048 gene encoding ral guanine nucleotide dissociation stimulator-like 1 isoform X4 has product MNFTSRANCKCPHSQKHQQKPALIKSHTCAYQLQDLTGYNRALMPPLDNTDFSNAWRQVNNNTTSQSCAYHQHQQQDAKDSKRHYHHHTCPRQRKKSMTPAEPTHLCQKHQEAKQRRSRSASAKPRRNSSYHSYDDLDVSSAVLSAERKVVASLKYLCACTGATLRNLSKKTKDLHAKNYTYTKPTWRLWGEEHEKNAIFTVYLKKVRYHRPTPTASNDSDDEISHLEWETVRVRFVKAATLARLVEALATDDGELESTFINVFLSTYRTFSTPKQVLSLLTQRYDALHEKHLEELEQSQQNGHDMDPAYDPHASIHEQHKKTLVSALHVWLDGFPEDWHEDNLQQILAFATKRLKRSDLHLKVLSRLERLIRQSVYGNGGGSGGTESNGLSWLSAAGSPQMQEFMITSHYGSSYDLTDQFNGLYLSPIYRGPTHFLQAYRFPHVPVRHFAEQLTRMDTELFKRLIPHQCLGHTWARRDSGGSETVVATINQFNAVLFRSAPDFYIIRVTYETDNIELDGIVLYKSIMLGNNERTPQVIRNAMLKLGLEDDPDRYTLAQVLPDKELVMPKNANVYYAVNTNYNLNFILRPRKEEGVAGS; this is encoded by the exons AATTTCACAAGTCGCGCCAACTGCAAATGCCCGCATAGCCAAAAGCACCAGCAGAAGCCCGCTCTAATCAAGAGTCACACCTGCGCGTATCAGCTGCAGGATCTGACAGGATATAATCGCGCCCTGATGCCTCCGCTGGATAACACGGACTTTAGCAATGCCTGGCGGCAGGTGAATAACAACACCACCAGCCAATCCTGCGCCTACCAtcaacaccagcagcaggatgCAAAGGATTCCAAGAGGCACTATCACCATCACACATGTCCGAGGCAACGGAAAAAGTCCATGACTCCGGCGGAGCCAACTCACTTGTGCCAGAAGCACCAGGAGGCCAAGCAGCGGCGATCCAGATCCGCATCTGCCAAGCCGCGTAGGAACAGCTCCTATCACTCCTATGACGACCTGGATGTCTCCTCCGCGGTCCTCAGCGCCGAGCGCAAGGTGGTGGCCAGCTTGAAGTACCTGTGTGCCTGCACGGGAGCCACCTTGAGGAATCTCTCCAAGAAAACTAAGGACCTGCACGCCAAAAACTATACCTACACGAAG CCCACGTGGCGCCTCTGGGGCGAAGAGCACGAGAAGAATGCAATTTTCACCGTTTACCTGAAGAAAGTGCGATACCACCGACCAACGCCCACAGCCAGCAAT GACTCAGATGATGAGATTTCCCATCTGGAGTGGGAGACTGTGCGAGTGCGTTTCGTAAAAGCGGCGACATTGGCTCGATTGGTGGAGGCGTTGGCCACCGACGACGGGGAGCTGGAGTCCACCTTCATCAACGTCTTCCTGTCCACCTATCGCACCTTCTCCACGCCCAAGCAGGTGCTCAGTCTGCTGACGCAGCGGTACGATGCGCTGCATGAGAAGCACCTGGAGGAGTTGGAGCAGTCCCAGCAAAATGGACACGACATGGATCCCGCCTACGATCCCCACGCCTCCATTCACGAGCAGCACAAGAAAACCCTAGTCTCAGCGCTGCATGTCTGGCTGGATGGATTCCCGGAAGATTGGCACGAGGATAACCTGCAACAG ATACTGGCCTTCGCCACCAAGCGTCTGAAACGTTCTGATCTGCACCTCAAGGTGCTGAGTCGTCTGGAGCGGCTTATCCGGCAGTCAGTCTATGGAAATGGAGGCGGCAGCGGTGGCACGGAGAGCAATGGTCTCTCCTGGCTATCCGCAGCGGGCTCGCCACAGATGCAGGAGTTCATGATCACCAGTCACTATGGCTCTTCGTATGACCTCACGGACCAGTTCAATGGCCTGTACCTATCGCCCATCTACCGTGGACCTACCCACTTCCTGCAGGCATACCGTTTCCCGCACGTGCCCGTTCGGCATTTTGCGGAACAGTTGACGCGTATGGATACGGAACTCTTTAAGCGACTGATTCCCCACCAGTGCCTTGGACACACGTGGGCAAGACGTGATAGTGGTGGATCCGAGACTGTGGTGGCCACCATCAACCAGTTCAATGCGGTGCTCTTCCGG TCTGCTCCTGATTTCTACATCATTCGCGTGACCTACGAAACGGACAACATCGAGCTGGACGGGATTGTGCTGTACAAGAGTATTATGCTGGGAAATAACGAGCGCACGCCGCAGGTGATCCGGAATGCTATGCTTAAATTGGGTCTGGAGGACGATCCGGATAGGTATACCTTGGCGCAGGTCCTACCCGATAAGGAGCTGGTGATGCCGAAAAATGCGAATGTCTACTATGCGGTCAACACGAACTACAACCTCAACTTTATCCTGAGACCGCGCAAGGAAGAGGGTGTGGCGGGTAGCTAG
- the LOC6534048 gene encoding ral guanine nucleotide dissociation stimulator-like 1 isoform X2 translates to MSQNVADSLPTWRLWGEEHEKNAIFTVYLKKVRYHRPTPTASNDSDDEISHLEWETVRVRFVKAATLARLVEALATDDGELESTFINVFLSTYRTFSTPKQVLSLLTQRYDALHEKHLEELEQSQQNGHDMDPAYDPHASIHEQHKKTLVSALHVWLDGFPEDWHEDNLQQILAFATKRLKRSDLHLKVLSRLERLIRQSVYGNGGGSGGTESNGLSWLSAAGSPQMQEFMITSHYGSSYDLTDQFNGLYLSPIYRGPTHFLQAYRFPHVPVRHFAEQLTRMDTELFKRLIPHQCLGHTWARRDSGGSETVVATINQFNAVLFRVVSSILIDRLKPQERALNISRWIDIAQELRMLKNFSSLKAIISALNSNSIYRLSKIWEVLPKERMEVFTELANICSEDNNAWTLREVLKREGTAKNPDPGSDQSDRHLQKLILNLGTQTSHGTIPYLGTFLTDLTMIHTANPDYLTENKLINFDKKRKEFEVLAQIKLLQGAANTYNLQADALFDHWFNSMPVFDERESFELSCRLEPPPPAPRKSVISTNTSLTNTTASSTASIMGHRKTDSIHSNSSSGAGSQFYCELNSSTSSRHNSLDRDAHHQHASLMSASSSVSNLSLDSSNSGGRQSGKLTHSQSMGNGLKSHGNGTTNGGSPHINAQLVQPSSGTPQSAPDFYIIRVTYETDNIELDGIVLYKSIMLGNNERTPQVIRNAMLKLGLEDDPDRYTLAQVLPDKELVMPKNANVYYAVNTNYNLNFILRPRKEEGVAGS, encoded by the exons CCCACGTGGCGCCTCTGGGGCGAAGAGCACGAGAAGAATGCAATTTTCACCGTTTACCTGAAGAAAGTGCGATACCACCGACCAACGCCCACAGCCAGCAAT GACTCAGATGATGAGATTTCCCATCTGGAGTGGGAGACTGTGCGAGTGCGTTTCGTAAAAGCGGCGACATTGGCTCGATTGGTGGAGGCGTTGGCCACCGACGACGGGGAGCTGGAGTCCACCTTCATCAACGTCTTCCTGTCCACCTATCGCACCTTCTCCACGCCCAAGCAGGTGCTCAGTCTGCTGACGCAGCGGTACGATGCGCTGCATGAGAAGCACCTGGAGGAGTTGGAGCAGTCCCAGCAAAATGGACACGACATGGATCCCGCCTACGATCCCCACGCCTCCATTCACGAGCAGCACAAGAAAACCCTAGTCTCAGCGCTGCATGTCTGGCTGGATGGATTCCCGGAAGATTGGCACGAGGATAACCTGCAACAG ATACTGGCCTTCGCCACCAAGCGTCTGAAACGTTCTGATCTGCACCTCAAGGTGCTGAGTCGTCTGGAGCGGCTTATCCGGCAGTCAGTCTATGGAAATGGAGGCGGCAGCGGTGGCACGGAGAGCAATGGTCTCTCCTGGCTATCCGCAGCGGGCTCGCCACAGATGCAGGAGTTCATGATCACCAGTCACTATGGCTCTTCGTATGACCTCACGGACCAGTTCAATGGCCTGTACCTATCGCCCATCTACCGTGGACCTACCCACTTCCTGCAGGCATACCGTTTCCCGCACGTGCCCGTTCGGCATTTTGCGGAACAGTTGACGCGTATGGATACGGAACTCTTTAAGCGACTGATTCCCCACCAGTGCCTTGGACACACGTGGGCAAGACGTGATAGTGGTGGATCCGAGACTGTGGTGGCCACCATCAACCAGTTCAATGCGGTGCTCTTCCGGGTGGTGTCTAGTATCCTGATTGATCGCCTGAAGCCTCAG GAGCGCGCTCTGAACATCTCACGATGGATTGATATTGCCCAGGAGTTGCGCATGCTCAAAAACTTTAGTTCGCTCAAGGCCATCATTTCGGCTCTAAACTCCAATTCCATATACCGCCTCTCCAAGATCTGGGAAGTGCTGCCTAAAGAAAGG ATGGAAGTCTTTACGGAGCTGGCGAATATTTGCTCGGAGGATAACAATGCTTGGACTCTGCGAGAAGTGTTGAAGCGAGAAGGAACGGCCAAAAATCCGGATCCTGGCAGTGATCAGAGCGATAGGCATCTGCAGAAGCTTATTCTCAATTTGGGTACACAAACATCCCATGGCACGATACCCTATCTGGGTACATTCCTCACGGACCTGACCATGATCCATACGGCCAATCCGGACTACCTCACCGAGAATAAGCTCATCAACTTCGACAAGAAGCGCAAGGAGTTCGAGGTTCTGGCCCAGATCAAGTTACTTCAGGGAGCAGCGAATACATATAATCTCCAGGCGGATGCCCTCTTTGATCATTGGTTTAACTCAATGCCAGTGTTTGATGAGCGAGAGTCCTTTGAGCTGAGTTGCCGACTGGAACCACCACCGCCAGCGCCACGGAAATCGGTGATCAGCACCAACACCTCTTTAACAAACACGACCGCCTCATCGACGGCTTCTATTATGGGCCACCGGAAGACTGACTCCATACACTCGAACTCGAGCAGCGGCGCGGGATCGCAGTTCTATTGCGAACTAAACAGTAGTACCAGCTCCAGGCATAACTCCTTGGATCGGGATGCCCACCATCAGCACGCCTCCTTGATGTCCGCCTCGAGTAGTGTGTCCAATTTGTCGTTGGACTCCAGTAACTCCGGCGGTCGGCAGTCTGGCAAGCTGACGCACTCTCAGTCCATGGGTAATGGCCTGAAATCTCACGGAAATGGCACTACAAATGGGGGATCCCCTCATATCAATGCTCAACTGGTGCAACCATCAAGTGGAACCCCTCAGTCTGCTCCTGATTTCTACATCATTCGCGTGACCTACGAAACGGACAACATCGAGCTGGACGGGATTGTGCTGTACAAGAGTATTATGCTGGGAAATAACGAGCGCACGCCGCAGGTGATCCGGAATGCTATGCTTAAATTGGGTCTGGAGGACGATCCGGATAGGTATACCTTGGCGCAGGTCCTACCCGATAAGGAGCTGGTGATGCCGAAAAATGCGAATGTCTACTATGCGGTCAACACGAACTACAACCTCAACTTTATCCTGAGACCGCGCAAGGAAGAGGGTGTGGCGGGTAGCTAG
- the LOC6534048 gene encoding ral guanine nucleotide dissociation stimulator-like 1 isoform X1, with translation MNFTSRANCKCPHSQKHQQKPALIKSHTCAYQLQDLTGYNRALMPPLDNTDFSNAWRQVNNNTTSQSCAYHQHQQQDAKDSKRHYHHHTCPRQRKKSMTPAEPTHLCQKHQEAKQRRSRSASAKPRRNSSYHSYDDLDVSSAVLSAERKVVASLKYLCACTGATLRNLSKKTKDLHAKNYTYTKPTWRLWGEEHEKNAIFTVYLKKVRYHRPTPTASNDSDDEISHLEWETVRVRFVKAATLARLVEALATDDGELESTFINVFLSTYRTFSTPKQVLSLLTQRYDALHEKHLEELEQSQQNGHDMDPAYDPHASIHEQHKKTLVSALHVWLDGFPEDWHEDNLQQILAFATKRLKRSDLHLKVLSRLERLIRQSVYGNGGGSGGTESNGLSWLSAAGSPQMQEFMITSHYGSSYDLTDQFNGLYLSPIYRGPTHFLQAYRFPHVPVRHFAEQLTRMDTELFKRLIPHQCLGHTWARRDSGGSETVVATINQFNAVLFRVVSSILIDRLKPQERALNISRWIDIAQELRMLKNFSSLKAIISALNSNSIYRLSKIWEVLPKERMEVFTELANICSEDNNAWTLREVLKREGTAKNPDPGSDQSDRHLQKLILNLGTQTSHGTIPYLGTFLTDLTMIHTANPDYLTENKLINFDKKRKEFEVLAQIKLLQGAANTYNLQADALFDHWFNSMPVFDERESFELSCRLEPPPPAPRKSVISTNTSLTNTTASSTASIMGHRKTDSIHSNSSSGAGSQFYCELNSSTSSRHNSLDRDAHHQHASLMSASSSVSNLSLDSSNSGGRQSGKLTHSQSMGNGLKSHGNGTTNGGSPHINAQLVQPSSGTPQSAPDFYIIRVTYETDNIELDGIVLYKSIMLGNNERTPQVIRNAMLKLGLEDDPDRYTLAQVLPDKELVMPKNANVYYAVNTNYNLNFILRPRKEEGVAGS, from the exons AATTTCACAAGTCGCGCCAACTGCAAATGCCCGCATAGCCAAAAGCACCAGCAGAAGCCCGCTCTAATCAAGAGTCACACCTGCGCGTATCAGCTGCAGGATCTGACAGGATATAATCGCGCCCTGATGCCTCCGCTGGATAACACGGACTTTAGCAATGCCTGGCGGCAGGTGAATAACAACACCACCAGCCAATCCTGCGCCTACCAtcaacaccagcagcaggatgCAAAGGATTCCAAGAGGCACTATCACCATCACACATGTCCGAGGCAACGGAAAAAGTCCATGACTCCGGCGGAGCCAACTCACTTGTGCCAGAAGCACCAGGAGGCCAAGCAGCGGCGATCCAGATCCGCATCTGCCAAGCCGCGTAGGAACAGCTCCTATCACTCCTATGACGACCTGGATGTCTCCTCCGCGGTCCTCAGCGCCGAGCGCAAGGTGGTGGCCAGCTTGAAGTACCTGTGTGCCTGCACGGGAGCCACCTTGAGGAATCTCTCCAAGAAAACTAAGGACCTGCACGCCAAAAACTATACCTACACGAAG CCCACGTGGCGCCTCTGGGGCGAAGAGCACGAGAAGAATGCAATTTTCACCGTTTACCTGAAGAAAGTGCGATACCACCGACCAACGCCCACAGCCAGCAAT GACTCAGATGATGAGATTTCCCATCTGGAGTGGGAGACTGTGCGAGTGCGTTTCGTAAAAGCGGCGACATTGGCTCGATTGGTGGAGGCGTTGGCCACCGACGACGGGGAGCTGGAGTCCACCTTCATCAACGTCTTCCTGTCCACCTATCGCACCTTCTCCACGCCCAAGCAGGTGCTCAGTCTGCTGACGCAGCGGTACGATGCGCTGCATGAGAAGCACCTGGAGGAGTTGGAGCAGTCCCAGCAAAATGGACACGACATGGATCCCGCCTACGATCCCCACGCCTCCATTCACGAGCAGCACAAGAAAACCCTAGTCTCAGCGCTGCATGTCTGGCTGGATGGATTCCCGGAAGATTGGCACGAGGATAACCTGCAACAG ATACTGGCCTTCGCCACCAAGCGTCTGAAACGTTCTGATCTGCACCTCAAGGTGCTGAGTCGTCTGGAGCGGCTTATCCGGCAGTCAGTCTATGGAAATGGAGGCGGCAGCGGTGGCACGGAGAGCAATGGTCTCTCCTGGCTATCCGCAGCGGGCTCGCCACAGATGCAGGAGTTCATGATCACCAGTCACTATGGCTCTTCGTATGACCTCACGGACCAGTTCAATGGCCTGTACCTATCGCCCATCTACCGTGGACCTACCCACTTCCTGCAGGCATACCGTTTCCCGCACGTGCCCGTTCGGCATTTTGCGGAACAGTTGACGCGTATGGATACGGAACTCTTTAAGCGACTGATTCCCCACCAGTGCCTTGGACACACGTGGGCAAGACGTGATAGTGGTGGATCCGAGACTGTGGTGGCCACCATCAACCAGTTCAATGCGGTGCTCTTCCGGGTGGTGTCTAGTATCCTGATTGATCGCCTGAAGCCTCAG GAGCGCGCTCTGAACATCTCACGATGGATTGATATTGCCCAGGAGTTGCGCATGCTCAAAAACTTTAGTTCGCTCAAGGCCATCATTTCGGCTCTAAACTCCAATTCCATATACCGCCTCTCCAAGATCTGGGAAGTGCTGCCTAAAGAAAGG ATGGAAGTCTTTACGGAGCTGGCGAATATTTGCTCGGAGGATAACAATGCTTGGACTCTGCGAGAAGTGTTGAAGCGAGAAGGAACGGCCAAAAATCCGGATCCTGGCAGTGATCAGAGCGATAGGCATCTGCAGAAGCTTATTCTCAATTTGGGTACACAAACATCCCATGGCACGATACCCTATCTGGGTACATTCCTCACGGACCTGACCATGATCCATACGGCCAATCCGGACTACCTCACCGAGAATAAGCTCATCAACTTCGACAAGAAGCGCAAGGAGTTCGAGGTTCTGGCCCAGATCAAGTTACTTCAGGGAGCAGCGAATACATATAATCTCCAGGCGGATGCCCTCTTTGATCATTGGTTTAACTCAATGCCAGTGTTTGATGAGCGAGAGTCCTTTGAGCTGAGTTGCCGACTGGAACCACCACCGCCAGCGCCACGGAAATCGGTGATCAGCACCAACACCTCTTTAACAAACACGACCGCCTCATCGACGGCTTCTATTATGGGCCACCGGAAGACTGACTCCATACACTCGAACTCGAGCAGCGGCGCGGGATCGCAGTTCTATTGCGAACTAAACAGTAGTACCAGCTCCAGGCATAACTCCTTGGATCGGGATGCCCACCATCAGCACGCCTCCTTGATGTCCGCCTCGAGTAGTGTGTCCAATTTGTCGTTGGACTCCAGTAACTCCGGCGGTCGGCAGTCTGGCAAGCTGACGCACTCTCAGTCCATGGGTAATGGCCTGAAATCTCACGGAAATGGCACTACAAATGGGGGATCCCCTCATATCAATGCTCAACTGGTGCAACCATCAAGTGGAACCCCTCAGTCTGCTCCTGATTTCTACATCATTCGCGTGACCTACGAAACGGACAACATCGAGCTGGACGGGATTGTGCTGTACAAGAGTATTATGCTGGGAAATAACGAGCGCACGCCGCAGGTGATCCGGAATGCTATGCTTAAATTGGGTCTGGAGGACGATCCGGATAGGTATACCTTGGCGCAGGTCCTACCCGATAAGGAGCTGGTGATGCCGAAAAATGCGAATGTCTACTATGCGGTCAACACGAACTACAACCTCAACTTTATCCTGAGACCGCGCAAGGAAGAGGGTGTGGCGGGTAGCTAG
- the LOC6534048 gene encoding ral guanine nucleotide dissociation stimulator-like 1 isoform X3, whose amino-acid sequence MPTWRLWGEEHEKNAIFTVYLKKVRYHRPTPTASNDSDDEISHLEWETVRVRFVKAATLARLVEALATDDGELESTFINVFLSTYRTFSTPKQVLSLLTQRYDALHEKHLEELEQSQQNGHDMDPAYDPHASIHEQHKKTLVSALHVWLDGFPEDWHEDNLQQILAFATKRLKRSDLHLKVLSRLERLIRQSVYGNGGGSGGTESNGLSWLSAAGSPQMQEFMITSHYGSSYDLTDQFNGLYLSPIYRGPTHFLQAYRFPHVPVRHFAEQLTRMDTELFKRLIPHQCLGHTWARRDSGGSETVVATINQFNAVLFRVVSSILIDRLKPQERALNISRWIDIAQELRMLKNFSSLKAIISALNSNSIYRLSKIWEVLPKERMEVFTELANICSEDNNAWTLREVLKREGTAKNPDPGSDQSDRHLQKLILNLGTQTSHGTIPYLGTFLTDLTMIHTANPDYLTENKLINFDKKRKEFEVLAQIKLLQGAANTYNLQADALFDHWFNSMPVFDERESFELSCRLEPPPPAPRKSVISTNTSLTNTTASSTASIMGHRKTDSIHSNSSSGAGSQFYCELNSSTSSRHNSLDRDAHHQHASLMSASSSVSNLSLDSSNSGGRQSGKLTHSQSMGNGLKSHGNGTTNGGSPHINAQLVQPSSGTPQSAPDFYIIRVTYETDNIELDGIVLYKSIMLGNNERTPQVIRNAMLKLGLEDDPDRYTLAQVLPDKELVMPKNANVYYAVNTNYNLNFILRPRKEEGVAGS is encoded by the exons CCCACGTGGCGCCTCTGGGGCGAAGAGCACGAGAAGAATGCAATTTTCACCGTTTACCTGAAGAAAGTGCGATACCACCGACCAACGCCCACAGCCAGCAAT GACTCAGATGATGAGATTTCCCATCTGGAGTGGGAGACTGTGCGAGTGCGTTTCGTAAAAGCGGCGACATTGGCTCGATTGGTGGAGGCGTTGGCCACCGACGACGGGGAGCTGGAGTCCACCTTCATCAACGTCTTCCTGTCCACCTATCGCACCTTCTCCACGCCCAAGCAGGTGCTCAGTCTGCTGACGCAGCGGTACGATGCGCTGCATGAGAAGCACCTGGAGGAGTTGGAGCAGTCCCAGCAAAATGGACACGACATGGATCCCGCCTACGATCCCCACGCCTCCATTCACGAGCAGCACAAGAAAACCCTAGTCTCAGCGCTGCATGTCTGGCTGGATGGATTCCCGGAAGATTGGCACGAGGATAACCTGCAACAG ATACTGGCCTTCGCCACCAAGCGTCTGAAACGTTCTGATCTGCACCTCAAGGTGCTGAGTCGTCTGGAGCGGCTTATCCGGCAGTCAGTCTATGGAAATGGAGGCGGCAGCGGTGGCACGGAGAGCAATGGTCTCTCCTGGCTATCCGCAGCGGGCTCGCCACAGATGCAGGAGTTCATGATCACCAGTCACTATGGCTCTTCGTATGACCTCACGGACCAGTTCAATGGCCTGTACCTATCGCCCATCTACCGTGGACCTACCCACTTCCTGCAGGCATACCGTTTCCCGCACGTGCCCGTTCGGCATTTTGCGGAACAGTTGACGCGTATGGATACGGAACTCTTTAAGCGACTGATTCCCCACCAGTGCCTTGGACACACGTGGGCAAGACGTGATAGTGGTGGATCCGAGACTGTGGTGGCCACCATCAACCAGTTCAATGCGGTGCTCTTCCGGGTGGTGTCTAGTATCCTGATTGATCGCCTGAAGCCTCAG GAGCGCGCTCTGAACATCTCACGATGGATTGATATTGCCCAGGAGTTGCGCATGCTCAAAAACTTTAGTTCGCTCAAGGCCATCATTTCGGCTCTAAACTCCAATTCCATATACCGCCTCTCCAAGATCTGGGAAGTGCTGCCTAAAGAAAGG ATGGAAGTCTTTACGGAGCTGGCGAATATTTGCTCGGAGGATAACAATGCTTGGACTCTGCGAGAAGTGTTGAAGCGAGAAGGAACGGCCAAAAATCCGGATCCTGGCAGTGATCAGAGCGATAGGCATCTGCAGAAGCTTATTCTCAATTTGGGTACACAAACATCCCATGGCACGATACCCTATCTGGGTACATTCCTCACGGACCTGACCATGATCCATACGGCCAATCCGGACTACCTCACCGAGAATAAGCTCATCAACTTCGACAAGAAGCGCAAGGAGTTCGAGGTTCTGGCCCAGATCAAGTTACTTCAGGGAGCAGCGAATACATATAATCTCCAGGCGGATGCCCTCTTTGATCATTGGTTTAACTCAATGCCAGTGTTTGATGAGCGAGAGTCCTTTGAGCTGAGTTGCCGACTGGAACCACCACCGCCAGCGCCACGGAAATCGGTGATCAGCACCAACACCTCTTTAACAAACACGACCGCCTCATCGACGGCTTCTATTATGGGCCACCGGAAGACTGACTCCATACACTCGAACTCGAGCAGCGGCGCGGGATCGCAGTTCTATTGCGAACTAAACAGTAGTACCAGCTCCAGGCATAACTCCTTGGATCGGGATGCCCACCATCAGCACGCCTCCTTGATGTCCGCCTCGAGTAGTGTGTCCAATTTGTCGTTGGACTCCAGTAACTCCGGCGGTCGGCAGTCTGGCAAGCTGACGCACTCTCAGTCCATGGGTAATGGCCTGAAATCTCACGGAAATGGCACTACAAATGGGGGATCCCCTCATATCAATGCTCAACTGGTGCAACCATCAAGTGGAACCCCTCAGTCTGCTCCTGATTTCTACATCATTCGCGTGACCTACGAAACGGACAACATCGAGCTGGACGGGATTGTGCTGTACAAGAGTATTATGCTGGGAAATAACGAGCGCACGCCGCAGGTGATCCGGAATGCTATGCTTAAATTGGGTCTGGAGGACGATCCGGATAGGTATACCTTGGCGCAGGTCCTACCCGATAAGGAGCTGGTGATGCCGAAAAATGCGAATGTCTACTATGCGGTCAACACGAACTACAACCTCAACTTTATCCTGAGACCGCGCAAGGAAGAGGGTGTGGCGGGTAGCTAG